In Actinomycetota bacterium, the following are encoded in one genomic region:
- a CDS encoding LCP family protein produces MAKTIEHRPETAPQAPRRGPRRWPRVLFLAVSSVLSIVLAAGSVWAIQFYKHADSTLGHVGHDAKSSGEDTVIHDRLGRCAKGICNYLVLGNDSRKGLSKDQQSMFGNQQTVPGQRSDTIMLVHVDARLQKAVVLSFPRDLWVDIPNQGFGKITSAYEGGPIRVAQVVSQLTGLEINHFLSVNLAGFENVVDALGGVPICIDHPLVDTQYSGLNLPHAGCYNLSAFQALAFVRARHVQCESGIPDFNRIGRQQQFLRAVLAKILSPGMVLKAPGLVDKVAASLLVDRHMNLADIIYLTRQLQGVSTGAVDFRSVPSVPSTVDTSAGVVDIVKLVQPDASELFQRLSEGKSLGNLGKSLQLTPPSPATIKVRVFDDASAGAALKVQDFLTKSGFDIQSLANSNTLGVSGPVILYKPDTLAQAEVVQGFLTGVPVKQAPKGALAEADVAVIIPASYAGSGVASPNPTATPSNPGAACG; encoded by the coding sequence GTGGCAAAGACTATTGAACACCGCCCCGAGACGGCCCCGCAGGCCCCGCGCCGCGGGCCCCGCCGGTGGCCCCGGGTGCTCTTCCTCGCGGTGTCGTCGGTGCTGTCGATCGTGCTGGCCGCGGGCTCGGTCTGGGCGATCCAGTTCTACAAGCACGCAGACAGCACGCTCGGGCATGTGGGCCACGACGCGAAGTCCAGCGGAGAGGACACGGTCATCCACGATCGCCTCGGCCGCTGCGCGAAGGGAATCTGCAACTACCTCGTGCTCGGCAACGACTCCCGAAAAGGGTTGTCCAAGGACCAGCAGTCGATGTTCGGGAACCAGCAGACGGTCCCGGGCCAGCGGTCGGACACGATCATGCTGGTGCACGTCGACGCTCGCCTGCAGAAGGCCGTTGTGCTCTCGTTCCCGCGGGACCTGTGGGTGGACATCCCGAACCAGGGATTCGGGAAGATCACCTCCGCCTACGAAGGGGGGCCGATTCGCGTCGCACAGGTGGTCAGCCAGCTCACCGGTCTCGAGATCAACCACTTCCTGTCGGTCAACCTGGCCGGGTTCGAGAACGTGGTGGACGCGCTCGGCGGCGTCCCGATCTGCATCGACCATCCGCTCGTCGACACCCAGTATTCGGGGCTCAACCTCCCTCACGCGGGCTGCTACAACCTCAGCGCGTTCCAGGCCCTTGCGTTCGTCCGGGCCCGGCACGTGCAGTGCGAGAGCGGGATACCGGACTTCAACCGGATCGGCCGGCAGCAGCAGTTCCTCCGCGCCGTGTTGGCCAAGATCCTGAGCCCGGGCATGGTGTTGAAGGCGCCGGGGCTGGTGGACAAGGTGGCGGCGAGCCTGCTCGTCGACCGGCACATGAACCTGGCCGACATCATCTACCTGACCCGCCAGCTCCAGGGGGTCTCCACGGGCGCCGTCGACTTCCGTTCCGTTCCATCGGTCCCGTCCACGGTGGACACCTCGGCCGGCGTGGTCGACATCGTCAAGCTCGTGCAGCCGGATGCCTCGGAGCTGTTCCAGCGGCTGAGTGAAGGCAAGTCGCTCGGGAACCTGGGCAAGTCGCTCCAGCTCACGCCGCCGTCGCCGGCCACCATCAAGGTTCGTGTCTTCGACGACGCGTCGGCGGGTGCAGCGTTGAAGGTGCAGGACTTCCTCACGAAGTCGGGGTTCGACATCCAGTCGCTCGCGAACTCCAACACGCTCGGGGTCTCGGGCCCGGTGATCCTCTACAAGCCGGACACGCTGGCCCAGGCCGAGGTCGTCCAGGGGTTCCTGACGGGGGTTCCCGTGAAGCAGGCGCCGAAGGGGGCGCTCGCCGAGGCCGACGTGGCCGTGATCATCCCGGCGTCGTACGCCGGTTCAGGGGTGGCCAGCCCTAACCCGACCGCCACGCCATCCAACCCGGGCGCCGCCTGCGGGTAG
- a CDS encoding methyltransferase domain-containing protein — protein sequence MPSGIADYTSEIVPYVAQRAEVDVFCPRPGLLKRPQRPEGARRVLEPAEFFQDPEAYDACFYHLGNNPYHEFVYYAARRRPEIAVFHDAVLHHLIAHVTIEHAGDAGGYEGIMHGEYGDLGSKLALLRRSWLATDFEKFLFPLTAHVAKQARGIVVHSRDTAERMREAAPNVPLVVIPHHAGKPPPEVEGMTRQEAREQLGLPQDAFVVGHFGFITKPKQPAAVVGGFAQLHAEFPDSVLLLVGADHTGGALGRMVNQLGIKGSVRMAGYVDLVSFYVHLKACDAVINLRYPSAGESSGTLARSLAEGRAAIVNNYGSWAELPGDTVLKVEIDGPQTEQVGQHLLRLARDPAFRAVVEERGRRYAAEVLDPNRCRDQYLEFARTISGLSAPTDLLLPEPQPPSTPPPRSHRRHPTFMEIRAMREELHPKINEITGHSLTRTGLGVFVDMLYRMALRRPAEEDAIRNAHVALTVEGKLTRSRITERILESREFKEIIVIEDLVQDVLRSRSRSGSGSGSGSGSGEPFTVREGSPLPPDTTERVVEIPWVLSRVRDERRVLDVGYAFASGEYLSALLDLEVPELHGVDLATAFVPDMHRARADIRRLPYRDGAFEMVLCISTLEHIGHDNTQYGLPFERRQHGQDAVALAELARILSPTGRLLISVPFGRREERGWFKQYDFESWNELLERAGMTAAEQEHFKLTEQGWEPVPDPRTMGLLSYGDGVPAAKGVLCAALVHRPKS from the coding sequence ATGCCGTCCGGCATCGCCGACTACACGTCCGAGATCGTGCCGTACGTCGCCCAGCGGGCCGAGGTCGACGTGTTCTGCCCCAGACCCGGCTTGCTGAAGCGGCCCCAGCGGCCCGAGGGAGCCCGGCGGGTCCTGGAGCCCGCGGAGTTCTTCCAGGACCCCGAGGCCTACGACGCCTGCTTCTACCATCTGGGGAACAACCCGTATCACGAGTTCGTGTACTACGCGGCCCGGCGGCGCCCGGAGATCGCGGTGTTCCACGACGCCGTGCTCCACCACCTCATCGCCCACGTCACCATCGAGCACGCGGGCGACGCCGGGGGGTACGAGGGGATCATGCACGGCGAGTACGGCGACCTCGGGTCGAAGCTCGCGCTGTTGAGACGCAGCTGGCTGGCCACCGACTTCGAGAAGTTCCTGTTCCCGCTGACGGCCCACGTGGCCAAACAGGCCCGGGGCATCGTCGTCCACAGCCGCGACACGGCCGAGCGCATGCGCGAGGCGGCGCCGAACGTACCGCTGGTGGTGATCCCGCACCACGCCGGCAAGCCGCCGCCGGAGGTCGAGGGCATGACCCGCCAGGAGGCCCGTGAGCAGCTGGGTCTCCCACAGGACGCGTTCGTGGTCGGCCACTTCGGGTTCATCACCAAGCCGAAGCAGCCCGCCGCGGTGGTGGGCGGGTTCGCGCAGCTCCACGCGGAGTTCCCGGACTCTGTGCTGCTGCTGGTGGGCGCCGACCACACGGGCGGGGCCCTGGGGCGCATGGTGAACCAGCTCGGGATCAAGGGCTCGGTCCGCATGGCGGGGTACGTGGACCTGGTGAGCTTCTACGTGCACCTGAAGGCGTGCGATGCCGTGATCAACCTGCGCTATCCCTCGGCCGGCGAGTCCTCGGGGACGCTGGCCCGGTCGCTGGCCGAGGGTCGGGCCGCGATCGTGAACAACTACGGCTCGTGGGCGGAGCTGCCGGGTGACACCGTGCTGAAGGTGGAGATCGACGGGCCCCAGACCGAGCAGGTAGGCCAGCACCTGCTCAGGCTGGCCCGCGACCCGGCCTTTCGCGCCGTCGTCGAGGAACGCGGCCGCCGCTACGCCGCCGAGGTCCTCGACCCGAACCGGTGCCGGGACCAGTACCTCGAGTTCGCCCGGACCATCTCGGGCCTCTCGGCCCCCACCGATCTCCTCCTGCCCGAACCGCAGCCGCCGTCCACGCCGCCACCCCGGTCCCACCGCCGCCACCCCACGTTCATGGAGATCAGAGCGATGCGCGAGGAACTGCACCCGAAGATCAACGAGATCACCGGCCACTCCCTGACCCGAACCGGCCTCGGAGTGTTCGTGGACATGCTGTATCGCATGGCGCTCCGCCGGCCCGCCGAGGAGGACGCCATCCGCAACGCCCACGTGGCGTTGACGGTGGAAGGGAAGCTCACCAGGTCCCGGATCACCGAGCGCATCCTGGAAAGCCGGGAGTTCAAGGAGATCATCGTCATCGAGGACCTGGTCCAGGACGTGCTCCGCTCACGGTCGCGCTCGGGCTCGGGCTCGGGCTCGGGCTCGGGCTCGGGAGAGCCGTTCACCGTCCGCGAGGGGTCGCCGCTCCCACCCGACACCACCGAACGGGTCGTGGAGATCCCGTGGGTCCTGTCGCGGGTCCGCGACGAGCGGCGGGTCCTCGACGTCGGCTACGCCTTCGCCTCCGGCGAGTACCTGTCCGCCCTGCTCGACCTGGAAGTTCCGGAGCTGCACGGGGTCGACTTGGCCACCGCCTTCGTCCCCGACATGCACCGGGCCCGGGCCGACATCCGCCGCCTTCCCTACCGGGACGGCGCGTTCGAAATGGTCCTGTGCATCTCCACGCTCGAGCACATTGGCCACGACAACACCCAGTACGGCCTGCCGTTCGAGCGACGCCAGCACGGCCAGGACGCGGTCGCGCTCGCGGAGCTGGCCCGGATCCTCTCCCCGACCGGACGGCTCCTGATCTCGGTCCCCTTCGGGCGGCGCGAGGAGCGCGGCTGGTTCAAGCAGTACGACTTCGAGTCGTGGAACGAGCTGCTCGAACGGGCGGGGATGACGGCCGCCGAGCAGGAGCACTTCAAGCTCACCGAGCAGGGCTGGGAACCCGTGCCTGACCCGCGGACCATGGGGCTGCTGTCCTACGGCGACGGCGTTCCCGCGGCGAAGGGCGTGCTCTGCGCCGCGCTGGTGCACCGGCCGAAGAGCTGA
- a CDS encoding dTDP-glucose 4,6-dehydratase produces MHVLVTGGAGFIGSHLVDLLLERPGCRVTVLDKLTYAGDLANLQAHRDDSRFRFVRGDVAEPSEVTPLVVAADRVVHAAAESFVDRSIEDAGAFVRSNVLGTHVVLEACRRAERPLLYMSTDEVYGSVPDGSLTEEDPLLPNSPYAATKAGGDLLCRAYRVTYGAPVTVVRGTNAYGPRQHAEKAIPTFVLAALSGRAVPVYGDGSNRRQWLHVRDFARGVLAVLDHGEASGAGGAGGVYNIGGGHEVSNLELAGMICELAGAPRSLVSLVPDRPGHDFRYGLAWDRLAALGWKPEVEFPEGLAETVAWYRQRLAAEAVVQ; encoded by the coding sequence CTGCACGTCCTGGTGACCGGGGGTGCGGGGTTCATCGGCTCGCACCTGGTGGACCTGCTGCTGGAGCGGCCCGGGTGCCGGGTGACGGTCCTGGACAAGCTGACGTACGCCGGCGACCTAGCGAACCTCCAGGCGCATCGGGACGACTCGCGTTTTCGGTTCGTCCGGGGTGACGTGGCGGAGCCCTCCGAGGTGACGCCGCTGGTGGTCGCGGCCGACCGGGTGGTGCACGCGGCGGCGGAGTCCTTCGTGGACCGCAGCATCGAGGACGCCGGCGCGTTCGTGCGGTCCAACGTCCTGGGAACGCACGTGGTGCTGGAGGCGTGCCGGCGGGCGGAGCGGCCGCTGCTCTACATGTCCACGGACGAGGTGTACGGGTCGGTGCCCGACGGCTCGCTCACGGAAGAGGACCCGCTGCTGCCGAACAGTCCGTACGCCGCCACGAAGGCGGGCGGGGACCTGCTGTGCCGGGCCTACCGGGTGACCTACGGCGCACCGGTGACGGTGGTCCGGGGAACCAACGCCTACGGGCCTCGCCAGCACGCCGAGAAGGCCATCCCCACGTTCGTGCTGGCGGCGCTGTCCGGACGGGCGGTGCCCGTGTACGGCGACGGGTCGAACCGGCGTCAGTGGCTGCACGTGCGGGACTTCGCGCGCGGCGTCCTGGCCGTGCTGGACCACGGGGAAGCGAGTGGCGCGGGTGGCGCGGGTGGCGTTTACAACATCGGCGGCGGCCACGAGGTCTCCAACCTCGAGCTGGCGGGGATGATCTGCGAGCTGGCCGGCGCGCCGCGGTCGCTGGTGTCCCTCGTGCCCGACCGGCCCGGTCACGACTTCCGGTACGGCTTGGCCTGGGACCGGCTCGCCGCGCTGGGCTGGAAGCCGGAGGTCGAGTTCCCGGAGGGCCTGGCCGAGACGGTGGCGTGGTACCGGCAGCGGCTGGCGGCGGAGGCGGTGGTTCAATGA
- a CDS encoding NAD(P)-dependent oxidoreductase, with protein MRLLVTGAGGGVARAFLAQVPAHHEVHAFRHEELDIGDYHAVMQTVLEVGPEAVLNFAAMTKVDACETAPELAYRANTLGPQNLALASRGCNAMLLHVSTDYVFDGEKATPYDELDVPNPISTYARSKLGGEDVVRQLTPEHFIVRTGYVYGAGTDYLSGAVQRLARGEPAGGLVDRVGTPTFVHHLAAKMLPLVLTGRFGTYHVAGPESASWFDVLTRVKALAGLPGEVFEQRADELGLPAPRPRGSALTSLFLHELGIDPLPPLDVALKEMTGGSHD; from the coding sequence ATGAGATTGCTGGTGACGGGCGCGGGGGGCGGGGTGGCCCGCGCGTTCCTGGCCCAGGTGCCCGCGCACCACGAGGTCCACGCCTTCCGCCACGAGGAGCTCGACATCGGCGACTACCACGCCGTGATGCAGACCGTCCTCGAGGTGGGGCCGGAGGCCGTGCTCAACTTCGCCGCGATGACGAAAGTGGACGCGTGCGAGACGGCGCCGGAGCTGGCCTACCGGGCCAACACGCTGGGGCCGCAGAACCTCGCGCTGGCCAGTCGGGGCTGCAATGCGATGCTGCTGCACGTGTCCACCGACTACGTGTTCGACGGCGAGAAGGCGACCCCGTACGACGAGCTGGACGTGCCGAACCCCATCTCCACGTACGCCCGGAGCAAGCTGGGCGGCGAGGACGTGGTCCGCCAGCTGACCCCCGAGCACTTCATCGTTCGCACCGGGTACGTGTACGGCGCCGGGACGGACTACCTGTCGGGAGCGGTGCAGCGTCTGGCCCGCGGCGAGCCGGCCGGCGGGCTGGTGGACCGGGTCGGCACACCCACCTTCGTCCACCACCTGGCGGCGAAAATGCTTCCGCTGGTGCTCACGGGGCGCTTCGGCACCTATCACGTGGCCGGCCCGGAGTCGGCCTCCTGGTTCGACGTGCTGACCCGGGTGAAGGCGCTGGCGGGCCTCCCGGGCGAGGTGTTCGAGCAGCGCGCCGACGAGCTGGGCCTTCCCGCTCCGCGACCCCGCGGGTCCGCGCTCACCAGCCTGTTCCTGCACGAGCTGGGCATCGATCCGCTGCCGCCGCTCGACGTCGCCCTGAAGGAGATGACCGGTGGCAGCCACGACTGA
- a CDS encoding ABC transporter permease has translation MAATTDVSTVKTSETPKLRPIRRFRELWSYREILANLTRKEVKVKYTSSVLGAAWSMLNPILALLVFWLVFGVVLPNTSAPDFPVYLLTGLLAWNLFGGSLTLSARSVVENANLVKKVAFPREILPLASIGASLVDFVLQAIVLAVFMAILRHPFFGVNVALLPLALLALLTFTVALSLWVGALNVRYRDVQHILNLALLMWFWFTPVVYPSGFLMWKAGHHSLLGINLSVVYQVLNPVADIVMGFQRALYANVNCPPVIDASHQCTLYDVTVGHQALVLTGVVGGSLVLLYLFWRTFFRHSGDFAEEL, from the coding sequence GTGGCAGCCACGACTGACGTCTCCACGGTCAAGACCTCCGAGACGCCGAAGCTCCGGCCCATCCGCCGGTTCCGAGAGCTGTGGTCCTACCGGGAGATCCTGGCCAACCTCACCCGCAAGGAAGTCAAGGTCAAGTACACCTCCTCGGTGCTGGGCGCGGCCTGGTCGATGCTGAACCCGATCCTCGCGCTGCTGGTGTTCTGGCTGGTGTTCGGGGTCGTCCTGCCCAACACGTCGGCGCCGGACTTCCCCGTCTACCTGCTCACGGGACTGCTGGCCTGGAACCTGTTCGGTGGCTCGCTGACGCTCTCCGCCCGCTCGGTGGTGGAGAACGCGAACCTGGTGAAGAAGGTGGCGTTCCCGCGGGAGATCCTGCCCCTGGCGTCGATTGGGGCCTCCCTGGTGGACTTCGTCCTCCAGGCCATCGTGCTGGCCGTGTTCATGGCGATCCTCCGGCACCCGTTCTTCGGAGTGAACGTCGCGTTGCTCCCACTGGCGCTCCTCGCGCTGCTCACCTTCACCGTGGCGCTGTCGCTGTGGGTGGGGGCGCTGAACGTTCGGTACCGCGACGTGCAGCACATCTTGAACCTTGCCCTGCTGATGTGGTTCTGGTTCACCCCGGTGGTGTACCCGAGCGGGTTCCTGATGTGGAAGGCCGGCCACCATTCGCTGCTGGGGATCAACCTGTCCGTGGTGTACCAGGTTCTGAACCCTGTGGCGGACATCGTCATGGGGTTCCAGCGGGCCCTGTACGCCAACGTGAACTGCCCGCCCGTCATCGACGCGAGCCATCAGTGCACGCTGTACGACGTGACCGTCGGCCACCAGGCCCTCGTGCTCACGGGCGTGGTGGGGGGATCGCTGGTGCTGCTGTACCTGTTCTGGCGGACGTTCTTCCGGCACTCCGGGGACTTCGCGGAGGAGCTCTGA
- a CDS encoding ABC transporter ATP-binding protein: MSTAPTIQVQAIGKKFRRYTERPTSLKQRLTRFRVRSEEFWALKDVSFDVPTGKTVGLIGPNGSGKTTLLKIMAGILRPTEGQVVTRGRIAALLELGAGFHPELTGRENVFLNASILGLTRKETEAKFDEIVAFAELEDFIDNQVKFYSSGMFVRLGFAVAVNVDPQILLVDEVLAVGDEGFQRKCLDRIRQFQREGRTIVFVTHAADLVRQICDQAVMLEKGVIRKAGSPDDVVREFRLFFLKKDLAYATDEGTKEVEILSAELIREDGTSGNVAMSGETLTVQVDLRATTPVQDPVISIALHDQDNNFVFGTNTDWKGLHFLPFEGKKRLRFHLRSLPFVRGRYWLTLGVHSKDASRVYHVQEQRYSFEVKTGAENPGQVFIPVDVEFEEL, from the coding sequence GTGTCCACGGCTCCGACCATCCAGGTCCAGGCCATCGGCAAGAAGTTCCGCCGGTACACGGAGCGGCCGACCTCGCTGAAGCAGCGGCTCACCCGGTTCCGGGTCCGGTCGGAGGAGTTCTGGGCCCTCAAGGACGTGTCCTTCGACGTCCCCACCGGCAAGACGGTCGGCCTGATCGGACCGAACGGCTCGGGGAAGACCACGCTGCTGAAGATCATGGCGGGGATCCTTCGGCCCACCGAGGGCCAGGTGGTCACGCGAGGGCGCATCGCCGCGCTGCTGGAGCTCGGCGCGGGCTTCCATCCCGAGCTGACGGGCCGGGAGAACGTGTTCCTGAACGCCTCCATCCTCGGCCTCACCCGCAAGGAGACCGAGGCCAAGTTCGACGAGATCGTGGCGTTCGCGGAGCTGGAGGACTTCATCGACAACCAGGTGAAGTTCTACTCGTCGGGGATGTTCGTCCGGCTGGGCTTCGCCGTGGCCGTGAACGTGGACCCGCAGATCCTGCTGGTGGACGAGGTGCTGGCGGTCGGCGACGAGGGCTTCCAGCGCAAGTGCCTGGACCGGATCCGGCAGTTCCAGCGGGAGGGCCGGACCATCGTGTTCGTCACCCACGCCGCGGACCTGGTCCGCCAGATCTGCGACCAGGCCGTGATGCTGGAGAAGGGCGTGATCCGTAAGGCCGGCTCGCCCGACGACGTGGTGCGGGAGTTCCGGCTGTTCTTCCTGAAGAAGGATCTGGCCTACGCCACCGACGAGGGAACGAAAGAGGTCGAGATCCTGTCGGCCGAGCTGATCCGGGAGGACGGCACGTCCGGGAACGTGGCGATGTCGGGGGAAACGCTCACCGTGCAGGTCGACCTGCGGGCCACCACGCCGGTCCAGGATCCCGTGATCTCGATCGCGCTGCACGACCAGGACAACAACTTCGTGTTCGGGACGAACACCGACTGGAAGGGCCTGCACTTCCTGCCGTTCGAGGGGAAGAAGCGGCTGCGGTTCCACCTGCGGTCGCTGCCGTTCGTGCGGGGGCGCTACTGGCTCACGCTCGGGGTCCACTCGAAGGACGCCAGCCGCGTGTACCACGTGCAGGAGCAACGGTACTCCTTCGAGGTGAAGACGGGAGCCGAGAACCCCGGGCAGGTGTTCATCCCGGTGGACGTCGAGTTCGAGGAGCTCTAG
- a CDS encoding glycosyltransferase family 2 protein — MAVTPDVAVTPEEAAVPDVAVVVVNYNAGQHLSRCLASVFAFAGDATLEVFLVDNASHDGSAHRAAAEHPEVHLIENPDNRGFSAAVNQGIRWSHAPFVFLLNPDAEVSAGTLGALAKLAIERPRIGAIGPCIRNPDGSVYRSGRKFPTITEAVGHAFLGPFRPDNRFSRAYALADWDRSTEREVDWVSMSAVLLRRDALDDAGLLDERFFLYGEELDLCTRLRDAGWKVLFTPEAEVVHEGGVSTGRSRRMHLIHSRSIYRYFAKHRVRGWRRALLPFAWLTLRLRAEVAAWRERR; from the coding sequence GTGGCCGTGACGCCGGACGTGGCCGTGACGCCCGAAGAGGCTGCGGTGCCGGACGTGGCCGTGGTGGTGGTGAACTACAACGCCGGCCAGCACCTTTCGCGATGCCTGGCCTCGGTGTTCGCCTTCGCCGGCGACGCCACCCTCGAGGTCTTCCTGGTCGACAACGCCTCGCACGACGGCAGCGCCCACCGCGCCGCGGCCGAGCACCCGGAGGTCCACCTCATCGAGAACCCCGACAACCGAGGCTTCAGCGCGGCGGTGAACCAGGGCATCCGGTGGTCCCACGCGCCGTTCGTGTTCCTGCTCAACCCCGACGCGGAGGTCTCCGCCGGCACGCTGGGCGCGCTGGCGAAGCTGGCCATAGAACGGCCCCGGATCGGCGCCATCGGACCCTGCATCCGGAACCCCGACGGCTCGGTGTACCGCTCGGGCCGGAAGTTCCCCACCATCACGGAAGCGGTCGGCCACGCGTTCCTGGGGCCGTTCCGGCCGGACAACCGATTCAGCCGCGCCTATGCGCTGGCGGACTGGGACCGCAGCACGGAGCGGGAGGTGGACTGGGTGTCGATGTCCGCCGTGCTGCTCCGCCGCGACGCTCTGGACGACGCCGGCCTGCTGGACGAGCGGTTCTTCCTGTACGGCGAGGAGCTCGACCTGTGCACCCGCCTCCGCGACGCGGGCTGGAAGGTCCTGTTCACGCCGGAGGCCGAAGTGGTCCACGAGGGCGGCGTCTCCACGGGTCGGTCCCGGCGAATGCACCTCATCCACTCGCGCAGCATCTACCGCTACTTCGCCAAGCACCGGGTCCGGGGGTGGCGCCGGGCGCTGCTGCCGTTCGCATGGTTGACGCTCCGGCTCCGGGCCGAGGTGGCCGCGTGGAGGGAGCGCCGGTGA
- a CDS encoding NDP-sugar synthase, with amino-acid sequence MKAIVLVGGEGTRLRPLTETVPKPLLPMMNRAFLHRMLDHLGEHGVHEVVLSSSYLESAFQEFLEERHGDPKVTWITEAVPLGTGGAIVNALPNVDDTFLVLNGDILTDLDLSAMVAFHSGHGAVATISLAHVSDARPYGLVPTRDGRVMEFREKPAELVPGDVNSGTYVLEPEALEGWEAQHMISVEREVFPRLISSGAPVFGFLSDAYWMDLGTPEKYLQAHFDILEGKLRGIRVPATHRADAAGVDLRAHLGRWVVLGAGVTVGPNAEIDDSVLHAGVSVEPGARVFRSILGPGVVIGARAVVTGSVLAEGARVEDDAQVTDARVSAGQVAGLEPMSERPIGPA; translated from the coding sequence GTGAAGGCGATCGTGCTGGTGGGCGGGGAGGGGACCCGGCTCCGGCCGCTGACGGAGACCGTGCCGAAGCCGCTGCTGCCCATGATGAACCGGGCGTTCCTGCACCGGATGCTCGACCATCTCGGCGAGCACGGGGTCCACGAGGTCGTGCTGTCGTCCTCCTACCTCGAGTCGGCCTTCCAGGAGTTCCTGGAGGAACGCCACGGCGACCCGAAGGTCACGTGGATCACCGAAGCCGTGCCGCTCGGGACGGGCGGGGCGATCGTGAACGCGCTCCCGAACGTGGACGACACGTTCCTGGTGCTGAACGGCGACATCCTGACCGACCTGGACCTCTCGGCGATGGTGGCGTTCCACAGCGGACACGGTGCGGTGGCGACGATCTCACTGGCCCACGTCTCCGACGCCCGCCCGTACGGGCTGGTGCCCACGAGAGACGGCCGGGTCATGGAGTTCCGGGAGAAGCCCGCCGAGCTCGTCCCCGGCGACGTCAACTCGGGGACCTATGTCCTGGAGCCCGAGGCGCTGGAGGGGTGGGAGGCCCAGCACATGATCTCGGTAGAGCGGGAGGTATTTCCTCGCCTCATCTCCTCTGGCGCCCCGGTGTTCGGCTTCCTCTCGGACGCCTACTGGATGGACCTCGGGACCCCCGAGAAGTACCTCCAGGCGCACTTCGACATCCTGGAGGGGAAGCTACGGGGCATCCGCGTCCCCGCGACCCATCGGGCCGACGCGGCCGGTGTCGACCTCCGGGCGCACCTGGGACGGTGGGTGGTGCTGGGCGCGGGCGTCACGGTCGGGCCGAACGCGGAGATCGACGACTCCGTGCTGCACGCTGGTGTCTCCGTAGAGCCAGGAGCGCGCGTCTTCCGCTCCATCCTCGGACCAGGGGTGGTGATCGGAGCACGAGCCGTGGTCACCGGGTCGGTGCTGGCGGAGGGCGCTCGGGTCGAGGACGACGCCCAGGTCACGGACGCCAGGGTGTCGGCGGGCCAGGTGGCCGGCCTGGAGCCCATGAGCGAGCGCCCCATCGGACCCGCCTAA